A section of the Campylobacter porcelli genome encodes:
- a CDS encoding biotin/lipoyl-containing protein: MAKKFIDVMDTTFRDGFQSVFGARVLMDDFLPAVSAAKEAGINHFEFGGGARFQSLYFYLNEDAFTMMDKFREVAGKDANLQTLSRGVNTVTLDTGSRELVDLHAKLFAKHGTTTIRNFDALNDVKNLEYSAQRIKHHGLKHEVVVTMMDLPPNCVGAHDAKFYEKCLREILDSGIEFNSVCFKDASGTSSPEKVYQTIKMARNLLGDDIHLRLHTHETAGVSIACYLAALEAGADGIDLAASPVSGGTSQPDILTMLHAVKGKNYDLGGLEVDKILKYEEVLHECLKDYFMPPEATQVSPLIPFSPMPGGALTANTQMMRDNNILDKFPAVIKAMREVVEKGGYGTSVTPVSQFYFQQAFNNVIFGPWKKIAEGYGKMVLGYFGKTPVTPDSHIVELAAKQLNLEPTTAAAIDIADKDETKSIAYTKSLLEKEGLETTEENIFIAAACKEKGIAYLKGEGKVMVRKNSDMPKATTKSSSNQFSVTVNGNNYNVEVADGFNNFSIKSITLAKPSEHKESKSEPKIVSSTGASNEIIATMSAGVFKILVNTGDSVQSGQTVVILEAMKMEIPIKAECDGEIEEILISQGQTVEDGQLLIKLK, from the coding sequence ATGGCAAAAAAATTTATTGATGTTATGGATACTACTTTTAGAGATGGTTTTCAGTCTGTATTTGGTGCAAGAGTCTTGATGGATGACTTTTTACCAGCAGTAAGTGCTGCTAAAGAAGCTGGTATAAATCACTTTGAATTTGGCGGTGGAGCTAGATTTCAAAGCTTATATTTTTATCTAAACGAAGATGCCTTTACAATGATGGATAAATTTAGAGAAGTCGCTGGAAAAGACGCTAATCTACAAACTCTATCTCGTGGCGTAAATACCGTAACACTAGATACTGGAAGTCGTGAGCTAGTAGATCTTCACGCAAAACTCTTTGCCAAGCATGGGACAACCACAATTCGCAACTTTGATGCCCTAAATGATGTTAAGAATTTAGAATATAGCGCTCAAAGAATCAAACATCACGGACTAAAGCACGAAGTTGTAGTAACAATGATGGATCTACCGCCAAACTGCGTTGGTGCTCATGATGCTAAGTTTTACGAAAAATGCTTAAGAGAAATTTTAGATAGCGGAATTGAATTTAATAGCGTCTGCTTTAAAGATGCAAGCGGGACAAGTAGCCCTGAAAAGGTATATCAAACTATCAAAATGGCTAGAAATCTACTAGGCGATGATATCCATCTTAGACTTCATACTCACGAAACTGCTGGGGTAAGTATCGCTTGTTATTTAGCTGCACTTGAAGCTGGTGCTGATGGTATAGATTTAGCCGCTTCTCCAGTAAGCGGTGGAACAAGTCAGCCTGATATTCTTACAATGCTTCACGCTGTAAAAGGTAAAAACTACGATCTAGGCGGATTGGAAGTTGATAAAATTTTAAAATATGAAGAAGTCTTACATGAGTGTTTAAAAGATTATTTTATGCCACCTGAAGCTACTCAAGTTAGCCCATTAATACCATTTTCTCCTATGCCTGGCGGTGCACTTACAGCAAATACTCAAATGATGAGAGATAATAATATTTTAGATAAATTTCCAGCAGTGATAAAAGCTATGAGAGAGGTTGTAGAAAAAGGCGGATATGGCACGAGCGTAACCCCTGTTAGCCAATTTTACTTCCAACAAGCATTTAATAATGTAATATTTGGCCCTTGGAAAAAGATAGCAGAAGGCTATGGTAAGATGGTTTTAGGCTATTTTGGTAAAACCCCAGTTACTCCAGATAGCCACATTGTAGAACTTGCTGCTAAACAATTAAATTTAGAGCCTACCACCGCTGCAGCAATCGATATTGCCGATAAAGATGAGACAAAATCTATAGCCTATACAAAATCACTATTAGAAAAAGAGGGCTTAGAGACAACTGAAGAAAATATCTTTATAGCTGCTGCATGTAAGGAAAAAGGCATAGCCTACCTAAAAGGCGAAGGTAAAGTAATGGTACGCAAAAATAGCGATATGCCAAAAGCTACTACAAAATCTAGCTCAAATCAATTTAGCGTAACGGTAAATGGTAATAACTACAATGTAGAAGTTGCAGATGGATTTAATAATTTTAGTATCAAATCCATAACTCTAGCTAAGCCTAGCGAACATAAAGAGAGCAAATCTGAGCCAAAAATAGTAAGCTCAACAGGTGCTTCAAATGAGATTATAGCTACTATGTCAGCTGGTGTGTTTAAAATTCTAGTAAATACAGGAGATAGCGTCCAATCAGGTCAAACTGTAGTAATCCTAGAAGCGATGAAAATGGAAATTCCTATCAAGGCTGAATGCGATGGCGAAATAGAAGAAATACTCATATCTCAAGGTCAAACCGTAGAAGATGGCCAACTCCTAATCAAACTAAAATAG
- a CDS encoding GtrA family protein, whose protein sequence is MRDIIIYGLVGVVNTFVGLGSVLVLTYFGFVAEMANFLGYVIGVCLSYFLNSKFTFKTKNSPLKAIKFAISMGFAYCLNLLFLYMSYRVYDIDVYLAQCVAGIIYTISGFLLCRYFVFLK, encoded by the coding sequence ATGAGAGATATTATCATTTATGGTTTAGTTGGAGTGGTAAATACTTTTGTTGGACTTGGGAGCGTCCTTGTCTTAACATATTTTGGCTTTGTTGCTGAGATGGCAAATTTTTTGGGTTATGTGATTGGGGTTTGCTTATCATACTTTTTAAATAGCAAATTTACTTTCAAAACCAAAAATTCGCCACTTAAAGCGATTAAATTTGCCATATCTATGGGATTTGCGTATTGTTTAAATTTGCTATTTTTATATATGAGTTATAGGGTATATGATATAGATGTCTATCTAGCTCAATGCGTAGCTGGTATTATATATACTATTAGTGGATTTTTGCTTTGTAGATATTTTGTTTTTTTAAAATAG
- a CDS encoding flagellin B, with protein MSFRINTNIAAMNAHANSQITDRELTSSLGRLSSGLRIQTAADDASGLVIADSLKSQANSLGQAISNGNDAIGIVQTADKAMDEQIKILDTIKTKAIQAAQDGQNSDSRRALQNDISRLLEELDMIATTTSFNGQQLLNGNFSNKNFQIGAYSNETAKVSIGATNSNTIGHTRFETTSNAAISQISQVTAIEVKLSGIDGYPSGYTFQKIDASTFQTDGYKAVAEMMNGVSDKTGVKVNVNNTQVMSKAVEAGTIQGLVINGVKIGNITVKANDSDNTLIAAINAKKDETGVEASLDNGKLVLAAKDGRSIRIGTISGTGSYAGFHAGFSNGSAGGHSQGLVYLGQITFVRQDARDIKVGLQGMSTISGLNFSTALITNASVASQAYNQASVNLKYMNSGTIDVSMAKAMGFFDGGASNAAGYGNQAGGVNTYGGAQAMVDVAESARKTLDKLRADLGSVQNQLVATINNITVTQVNVKSAESQIRDVDFASESANFSKFNILAQSGSYAMSQANAVQQNILRLLQ; from the coding sequence ATGAGTTTTAGAATCAACACTAACATAGCAGCGATGAATGCTCATGCTAACTCACAAATCACAGATAGAGAGCTTACTAGCTCACTTGGTCGCCTTAGTTCAGGCCTTAGAATTCAAACAGCAGCTGATGATGCTTCTGGCTTAGTTATTGCTGATAGCTTAAAATCTCAAGCCAACTCATTAGGTCAAGCTATATCTAATGGTAATGACGCAATAGGTATAGTTCAAACAGCTGATAAAGCTATGGATGAACAGATTAAAATACTAGATACTATTAAAACCAAAGCTATCCAAGCAGCTCAAGATGGTCAAAATAGTGATTCAAGAAGAGCCCTTCAAAATGATATCTCAAGACTTCTTGAAGAGCTAGATATGATAGCTACTACTACAAGCTTTAATGGCCAACAACTCTTAAATGGTAACTTCTCTAATAAAAACTTCCAAATAGGTGCTTATAGTAATGAAACAGCTAAAGTAAGTATCGGTGCTACAAACTCAAATACAATTGGGCATACTAGGTTTGAGACTACAAGTAATGCTGCCATATCACAAATTTCTCAAGTTACTGCAATTGAAGTAAAACTTAGTGGAATTGATGGATATCCTAGTGGTTATACATTTCAAAAAATAGATGCTTCAACATTTCAAACTGATGGTTACAAAGCTGTAGCCGAAATGATGAATGGTGTAAGTGATAAAACTGGTGTAAAAGTAAATGTAAATAATACTCAAGTTATGAGTAAAGCGGTAGAGGCTGGAACTATACAAGGTCTTGTTATCAATGGTGTAAAAATAGGTAATATTACCGTAAAAGCCAACGATAGCGATAATACCTTAATCGCAGCAATCAACGCTAAAAAGGATGAAACAGGTGTAGAAGCTAGCTTAGATAATGGCAAACTAGTCTTAGCGGCCAAAGATGGTAGGTCTATTAGAATTGGAACAATTTCTGGTACTGGTAGTTATGCTGGTTTTCATGCTGGATTTTCTAATGGTAGTGCCGGTGGACATAGTCAAGGTTTAGTTTATTTAGGTCAAATCACATTTGTCCGCCAAGATGCTAGGGATATTAAAGTTGGCTTACAAGGTATGTCTACAATTTCTGGTTTAAATTTCAGTACTGCCTTGATAACAAATGCATCTGTGGCATCTCAAGCTTATAATCAAGCTAGTGTAAATTTGAAATATATGAATTCTGGAACTATCGATGTTTCAATGGCTAAAGCTATGGGATTTTTCGATGGTGGCGCTTCAAATGCTGCTGGATATGGCAATCAAGCCGGTGGGGTAAATACCTATGGTGGTGCTCAAGCTATGGTGGATGTAGCTGAATCAGCTAGAAAAACTTTGGATAAACTAAGAGCAGATCTAGGTTCAGTCCAAAACCAATTAGTAGCAACTATCAATAACATAACAGTTACTCAAGTCAATGTCAAATCAGCTGAAAGTCAGATAAGGGATGTGGATTTTGCTAGTGAGAGTGCAAATTTCTCTAAATTCAATATCCTAGCTCAAAGTGGTAGCTACGCCATGAGCCAAGCCAACGCTGTCCAACAAAATATATTAAGATTGTTACAATAA
- a CDS encoding glycosyltransferase: MLGGGVLLDLSFVVPCYNESLNLDDFYLQILNQIAIINKQNSKQISCEFIFINDGSTDNTLKILRNLALKDNRIKILNFSRNFGKEAAILAGLQNSSAKATILIDTDL; this comes from the coding sequence TTGCTTGGGGGGGGGGTATTACTAGATCTATCTTTTGTAGTGCCTTGCTACAATGAGAGTTTAAATTTAGATGATTTTTACTTGCAAATTTTAAATCAAATTGCTATTATTAATAAGCAAAATTCCAAACAAATTAGTTGCGAATTTATATTTATCAATGATGGTAGCACCGATAATACTTTAAAAATTTTAAGAAATTTAGCTTTAAAAGATAATAGAATTAAAATTTTAAATTTTTCAAGAAATTTTGGCAAAGAGGCTGCTATTTTAGCTGGACTTCAAAATAGCAGTGCTAAGGCTACTATTTTGATTGATACAGACTTATAA
- the ciaB gene encoding invasion protein CiaB gives MKYQKLNELSKSFKNELNQLYKDMDNPIILQGLNIANLPNNSQAKTAITDRIVSLRASSVENELKKLNLSKEKIKEINSNLYDYVSKFYIDRFTKMLNLISQDELLSEFEMELLWGVHRIGIAITNMQKVWQSHIIDGINEEFGLKFPTIAQAMKFIGDNALYQLSSDGLKCDRVYGAVVKDGSKYKMVPYITAFASECEAVVSEFENTINSLKPLAKSNQDKAYIIYLEALKSAFNERDNDKVISKWQDAERAWMQTRSAIQIGHPLEYYEDAYTHAVALEWDIRLSSRSDIDENKLKNNIKDSFDKIYSQIEPKNPNMVSLVHSNIDKTQLYISTPMLYYGAEFNGLFSAQVVPNDELVSSECGKKIFAFVDFVYQNSKAKPFMKLASEIFDREFLNYGREILFKNEKIWKRVYEISTIGHEFGHILFMDSDSENLMNIGGEFKFIEEYKATTGGLINFFLHEEKELILPVFYELIKRSIGLIAWQKVVETRAYYCEVLIHLSLLFRAGVLSFDGVRLVVDFNYQSYEKFKNLALQNYINLADFYTKKLNASEFLAKFAYFDGEIYLPTDIEVANFVKYYYSRYEAIGNEIDESDEWQKWQNA, from the coding sequence ATGAAATACCAAAAGTTAAATGAGTTATCAAAATCTTTTAAAAATGAGCTAAATCAGCTCTATAAAGATATGGATAATCCTATAATCTTACAAGGCTTAAATATAGCAAATTTACCAAATAATAGCCAAGCCAAAACAGCCATAACAGATAGAATAGTCTCTCTTAGAGCTTCATCTGTCGAAAATGAGCTAAAAAAGTTAAATTTAAGTAAAGAAAAAATCAAGGAAATTAACTCAAATTTATATGATTATGTGAGTAAATTTTATATAGATAGATTTACAAAAATGCTAAATCTTATAAGCCAAGATGAGCTTTTAAGCGAATTTGAGATGGAGCTTTTGTGGGGTGTGCATAGAATTGGTATAGCCATTACGAATATGCAAAAAGTATGGCAAAGTCATATAATAGATGGTATAAATGAGGAGTTTGGGCTTAAGTTTCCAACCATCGCTCAAGCTATGAAATTTATAGGTGATAATGCTTTGTATCAGCTTAGTAGCGATGGATTAAAATGCGATAGGGTTTATGGAGCGGTCGTAAAAGATGGTAGCAAGTATAAAATGGTACCATATATCACAGCCTTTGCTAGTGAGTGCGAGGCGGTTGTGAGTGAATTTGAAAACACTATAAATTCATTAAAGCCTTTAGCAAAATCCAATCAAGATAAGGCATATATAATCTACCTTGAAGCTTTAAAATCTGCGTTTAATGAGAGAGATAATGATAAAGTCATATCAAAATGGCAAGATGCAGAAAGAGCCTGGATGCAAACTCGCTCAGCTATACAGATCGGTCATCCACTAGAGTATTATGAAGATGCTTACACGCACGCCGTAGCCTTGGAGTGGGATATAAGATTAAGCTCTCGAAGCGATATTGATGAGAATAAATTGAAAAACAATATAAAAGATAGCTTTGATAAAATTTACTCTCAAATAGAGCCTAAAAATCCAAATATGGTAAGCTTAGTCCATTCTAATATTGATAAAACTCAGCTTTATATAAGCACTCCAATGCTCTATTATGGTGCGGAATTTAATGGGCTTTTCTCAGCACAAGTGGTGCCAAATGATGAGCTTGTAAGCAGCGAGTGCGGTAAGAAGATATTTGCTTTTGTGGATTTTGTCTATCAAAACTCTAAAGCCAAGCCGTTTATGAAGTTAGCAAGTGAAATTTTTGATAGAGAATTTTTGAATTATGGGCGTGAAATTTTATTTAAAAATGAGAAAATTTGGAAGCGTGTTTATGAAATTTCCACTATCGGTCATGAGTTTGGGCATATACTATTTATGGATAGCGATAGCGAAAATCTTATGAATATTGGTGGAGAATTTAAATTTATTGAGGAGTATAAGGCTACAACCGGAGGGCTTATTAACTTCTTTTTACATGAAGAAAAGGAGCTGATTTTGCCGGTATTTTACGAACTAATCAAAAGAAGCATAGGGCTAATAGCTTGGCAAAAAGTGGTCGAGACTAGGGCGTATTATTGCGAGGTATTGATACATTTATCATTGCTATTTAGAGCTGGAGTGCTTAGTTTTGATGGGGTTAGATTGGTTGTTGATTTTAATTATCAAAGTTATGAAAAATTTAAAAATTTAGCCTTACAAAACTACATCAATCTTGCTGATTTTTATACTAAAAAGCTCAATGCTAGTGAATTTTTAGCTAAATTTGCTTATTTTGATGGGGAGATTTATTTGCCAACTGATATTGAAGTTGCTAATTTTGTTAAGTACTATTATAGTAGGTATGAGGCAATTGGCAACGAAATTGATGAGAGCGATGAGTGGCAAAAGTGGCAAAATGCGTGA
- a CDS encoding sodium-dependent transporter yields the protein MIEKFSKIGFVLAMAGSAVGLGNAWKFPTMVGNNGGSAFILLYIILTLGVAVVVFLAELAIGRLGGTDIVNSLTKLAPKHKRAWGFAGFFMLTAILIASFYMIVIGWILRYIFLSFDTLPQSTQEAANAFGALIKNDFLNVFVCFSIVFLIVFYVVSKGIKSGIEKLNIWMMPSLFILLVGLLLYAIFASGNFTKALNFIFIPDFSKLLNPQLILQALGLAFFSMSMGVGTVATYAASLPDGANLIKSTLSIIFINILIGIMMGLVVFSFIPIIDGQPASDGPGLIFISLASLFAQMGIIGNILAIAFFASLLFAGITSAVSMIEPFTLYLIHKFNISRNNAIAIIGIFVYLLGIFCILSYYEVTSNYFSIPALAINNEKPVAFFDILDLLTSNILMPLGALTFSIFVGYILKKEGLFTLFSGFMSRQWFEIWYFTLRYVAPLAILLIGAYQIISKI from the coding sequence ATGATAGAGAAATTTTCAAAAATTGGCTTTGTTTTAGCGATGGCTGGAAGTGCCGTTGGGCTAGGAAATGCGTGGAAATTCCCCACAATGGTAGGAAATAATGGCGGTTCGGCATTTATCTTGCTATATATTATCCTTACTCTTGGAGTGGCTGTCGTGGTCTTTTTGGCTGAGCTTGCTATTGGTAGATTAGGTGGTACTGATATTGTAAATTCGCTCACAAAGCTAGCACCTAAGCATAAACGAGCTTGGGGATTTGCTGGATTTTTTATGCTAACTGCGATTTTAATAGCGTCATTTTATATGATTGTTATCGGATGGATTTTAAGATACATATTTTTATCTTTTGATACTCTACCGCAAAGCACTCAAGAGGCCGCTAATGCCTTTGGTGCCCTTATTAAAAACGATTTTTTAAATGTATTTGTATGCTTTAGTATTGTGTTTTTAATCGTATTTTATGTGGTTTCTAAAGGGATTAAAAGCGGCATTGAAAAGCTAAATATATGGATGATGCCATCACTTTTTATACTTCTTGTGGGACTTTTGCTCTATGCGATCTTTGCTAGTGGCAACTTTACTAAGGCTTTAAATTTTATTTTTATTCCAGATTTTAGTAAGCTTTTAAATCCTCAGTTAATATTACAAGCCTTAGGATTAGCATTTTTCTCCATGTCAATGGGCGTTGGGACGGTGGCTACATATGCAGCTAGTTTGCCAGATGGGGCAAATTTGATTAAATCCACTCTCTCAATTATCTTTATTAATATCTTAATTGGCATTATGATGGGGCTTGTAGTATTCTCATTTATCCCTATTATTGATGGTCAGCCAGCTAGCGATGGACCTGGATTAATCTTTATATCACTTGCATCTTTATTTGCTCAAATGGGAATTATAGGAAATATACTTGCAATTGCCTTTTTTGCCTCGCTACTTTTTGCAGGTATTACCTCAGCTGTATCTATGATAGAGCCATTTACTCTATATTTGATACATAAATTTAATATCAGTAGAAACAACGCTATAGCTATAATTGGTATATTTGTATATCTTTTAGGTATATTTTGTATTTTATCATATTACGAAGTTACAAGTAACTATTTTAGCATTCCAGCATTAGCTATAAATAATGAAAAGCCAGTAGCATTTTTTGATATATTAGACTTACTAACTTCAAATATTTTAATGCCACTTGGTGCTTTGACATTTAGTATTTTTGTTGGTTACATTCTTAAAAAGGAAGGATTATTTACTCTATTTTCAGGATTTATGTCTAGACAATGGTTTGAGATTTGGTATTTTACACTCCGCTATGTTGCTCCGCTTGCGATTTTGCTAATTGGAGCTTATCAAATTATAAGTAAAATTTAA